Proteins from one Falco naumanni isolate bFalNau1 chromosome 2, bFalNau1.pat, whole genome shotgun sequence genomic window:
- the SLC10A2 gene encoding ileal sodium/bile acid cotransporter, translating into MQTYLLSQQFNARSLAENSTACPANATICNGTSCVLQEDNFNETLSIVLSTVLTIMLALVMFSMGCNVEPKKFWGHIKRPWGILVGFLCQFGIMPLTAFLLSLIFNVLPVQAVVVLIMGCCPGGTASNIIAYWVDGDMDLSISMTTCSTLLAMGMMPLCLFIYTKVWTDSNAIVLPYDSIGISLVALVIPVSFGIYVNHRWPSKAKIILKVGSIVGAILIVLIAVVGGILYQGSWIISPKLWIIGTIFPAAGYSLGFFLARIAGLSWHRCRTVSLETGMQNTQLCSTIVQLSFTPEQLELMFTFPLIYSIFQLLFALLILGGYRVYRRHRVKTKTDVEKTEQKEDTKSTSSHAKINGGFVSNETK; encoded by the exons atgcagacaTACCTTCTTTCCCAGCAATTTAACGCTAGGTCTTTGGCAGAAAACTCCACGGCTTGTCCAGCAAATGCTACAATTTGCAATGGCACATCTTGTGTGTTAcaagaagataattttaatgaaactttgAGCATAGTTTTAAGTACTGTTCTAACAATCATGCTGGCTTTGGTGATGTTCTCCATGGGTTGCAATGTGGAACCTAAGAAATTCTGGGGCCACATAAAAAGACCCTGGGGTATTTTAGTGGGTTTCCTTTGCCAGTTTGGAATAATGCCTCTCACAGCCTTCTTGCTGTCTCTGATCTTTAACGTGCTTCCTGTTCAAGCTGTTGTGGTGCTGATCATGGGATGCTGTCCAGGGGGCACAGCCTCCAATATCATCGCCTACTGGGTGGATGGAGACATGGACCTAAG CATCAGCATGACAACTTGCTCCACGCTGCTTGCAATGGGAATGATGCCACTTTGCCTCTTTATTTACACCAAGGTGTGGACTGACTCTAATGCAATTGTGCTCCCCTACGACAGTATTG GAATTTCACTGGTAGCTCTTGTAATTCCTGTTTCATTTGGAATATACGTTAACCACAGATGgcccagcaaagcaaaaatcatACTTAAG GTTGGTTCCATTGTGGGAGCGATCCTCATTGTGCTCATTGCTGTGGTTGGGGGAATACTCTACCAAGGCTCCTGGATTATCTCACCCAAATTATGGATCATTGGCACCATATTTCCAGCAGCTGGCTATTCTCTGGGATTCTTTCTGGCCCGCATAGCTGGTCTGTCTTGGCACAG GTGTCGTACAGTGTCCCTGGAAACAGGCATGCAAAACACTCAGCTGTGTTCGACTATAGTACAGCTCTCCTTCACTCCTGAACAACTTGAACTGATGTTTACTTTCCCACTCATCTACAGCATCTTCCAGCTGTTGTTTGCACTACTGATTTTAGGAG GCTACCGGGTTTACAGAAGACACCGGGTCAAAACAAAGACAGATGttgagaaaacagaacaaaaagaagatACAAAATCAACATCATCACATGCTAAAATAAATGGAGGATTTGTATCAAATGAGACCAAATAG